One Caulobacter segnis genomic window carries:
- a CDS encoding TolC family outer membrane protein, whose product MLMSNRRRAGLLAAACSAGLMVGVFSAAPLSTVRAETLADAIALAYQTNPTLQQQRASARITDEGVVQAKTGFRPTVGGELDVTGSNTNPPGSGPNTKISGSSATVSISQPLYTGGRASANLSAAEADVLSSRETLRSVEQSVLVNVVQAYVDVRRDQERLRIAKENVAVLQRQLDESNARFDVGEITRTDVAQSQARLAAAKAGLSGAQAQLEVSRAGYAATVGQTPSELAPEPTLAGLLPGSVDQAFEAAQTTNPGVTSAKYNEQAAAARVAVAKAGYRPTVSARAGLGYAADRTGGAGSQFDDYSRTVSGAITASVPIFTGGLTTSQVRAANERENAARSATEGAKRTAIQQVSNAWSNLLASRAQLVSNEEQVRATRIAFEGVRQEKQVGLRTTLDVLNAQLELSNAELALVGARRDEYVASAVVLQAMGQLDVSKLSSTTTAYDPKTSYDRVTHSVGWVPWEPVVQAIDKVGAPSTKPQGGSK is encoded by the coding sequence ATCTTGATGTCGAACCGTCGACGGGCCGGATTGCTGGCCGCCGCTTGCAGCGCTGGCCTGATGGTCGGCGTGTTTTCCGCTGCGCCCCTTTCGACGGTAAGGGCCGAGACCCTGGCCGACGCGATCGCCCTGGCTTACCAGACCAACCCGACCCTGCAGCAGCAGCGCGCCAGCGCCCGGATCACGGACGAGGGCGTGGTCCAGGCCAAGACCGGCTTCCGTCCGACCGTCGGCGGCGAGCTGGACGTCACGGGGTCGAACACCAACCCGCCCGGCTCGGGTCCCAACACGAAGATCTCGGGCAGCAGCGCGACGGTCTCGATCAGCCAGCCGCTCTATACGGGCGGTCGCGCCAGCGCCAATCTCAGCGCCGCCGAGGCCGACGTGCTGTCGTCCCGCGAGACGCTGCGTTCGGTCGAGCAGAGCGTGCTGGTCAATGTCGTCCAGGCCTATGTCGACGTCCGCCGCGACCAGGAACGCCTGCGCATCGCCAAGGAGAACGTCGCGGTCCTGCAGCGCCAGCTGGATGAATCCAACGCCCGCTTCGACGTAGGCGAGATCACCCGCACCGACGTGGCCCAATCCCAAGCCCGCCTGGCCGCAGCCAAGGCCGGCCTGTCGGGCGCCCAGGCCCAGCTGGAAGTCAGCCGCGCCGGCTACGCCGCCACCGTCGGCCAGACGCCCAGCGAGCTGGCCCCGGAACCGACCCTGGCCGGCCTGCTGCCGGGTTCGGTCGACCAGGCCTTCGAGGCCGCCCAGACCACCAACCCGGGCGTGACCTCGGCCAAGTACAATGAGCAGGCCGCCGCCGCCCGCGTGGCCGTGGCCAAGGCCGGCTACCGTCCGACCGTCTCGGCGCGCGCCGGCCTTGGCTACGCCGCCGACCGCACCGGCGGCGCCGGCAGCCAGTTCGACGACTACAGCCGCACCGTCTCGGGCGCGATCACGGCTTCGGTGCCGATCTTCACCGGCGGCCTGACGACCTCGCAGGTCCGCGCCGCCAACGAACGCGAGAACGCCGCCCGCAGCGCCACCGAAGGCGCCAAGCGCACGGCGATCCAGCAGGTCTCGAACGCCTGGAGCAATCTCCTGGCCTCGCGCGCCCAACTGGTCTCGAACGAGGAGCAGGTCCGCGCCACCCGCATCGCCTTCGAGGGCGTGCGCCAGGAGAAGCAGGTCGGCCTGCGCACGACCCTGGACGTGCTGAACGCCCAGCTGGAGTTGTCGAACGCCGAGCTGGCCCTGGTTGGCGCCCGCCGCGACGAATATGTGGCCAGCGCCGTCGTGCTGCAGGCCATGGGCCAGCTGGACGTCTCCAAGCTGTCGTCGACCACGACGGCCTACGATCCGAAGACGTCCTACGACCGCGTGACGCACAGCGTGGGCTGGGTGCCGTGGGAGCCGGTCGTCCAGGCGATCGACAAGGTCGGCGCGCCCTCGACCAAGCCGCAGGGCGGATCTAAGTAG
- a CDS encoding valine--tRNA ligase, whose product MLDKTFDPKSVEPRLYAAWEASGAFKPSEDPSAEPFVIVIPPPNVTGSLHIGHALNNTLQDVLTRFHRMRGKAALWLPGTDHAGIATQMVVERQLAAQGNIGRRDMGREAFVDKVWEWKAESGGAITNQLRRLGASCDWSRERFTLDEGLSAAVRKVFVQLYKQNLLYRDKRLVNWDPQFQTAISDLEVEQKEVDGAYWHFAYPLADGVTYQHPIAFDDEGKPTEFETRDYIVVATTRPETMLGDTGVAVHPDDERYKGLVGKFVNLPIVGRRIPIVADDYADPTKGSGAVKITPAHDFNDFGVGKRAGLEAINILTPEAKLNDSVPAEFVGLDRFVARKAIVARAEEEGWLKEIEKTKHMVPHGDRSGVVIEPFLTDQWYVDAKTLAQPALKAVENGDTVFEPRHWEKTYFEWLRNIEPWCVSRQLWWGHRIPAWFGPEGAIFVEETEEAAYAAAKAQFGENVVLTQDEDVLDTWFSSALWPFSTLGWPEKTADLARFYPTSTLVTGFDIIFFWVARMMMMGIHFMGEVPFKQVFINALVRDEKGAKMSKSKGNVMDPLILIDELGCDAVRFTMTAMSGQARDIKLSKQRIEGYRNFGTKLWNASRFAQMNECVRVEGFDPATVQQPINKWIRGETVKTVAEVTKALEAPSFDEAAGALYRFVWNVFCDWYLELAKPILNGDDAAAKAETRATAAWALDVILKLLHPVMPFITEELWEKTAEFGPARDSMLISAQWPDLPEGWIDPEAEAEIGWLVETVGEIRSIRAEMNVPPSAKPALSVVGASAETKARLARHRDLLLTLARLDSVREAETPPTGSVPIVMGEATGALAIADFIDLAAEKARLTKEIAGHVGEIEKVGKKLGNPDFLARAKEEVVEENRERLAEAEAAKAKLEAALSRLESVG is encoded by the coding sequence ATGCTCGATAAGACCTTCGATCCCAAATCCGTCGAACCTCGCCTGTACGCCGCCTGGGAGGCCTCCGGGGCCTTCAAGCCCAGCGAGGACCCCAGCGCCGAACCGTTCGTCATCGTCATCCCGCCGCCGAACGTGACGGGCTCGCTGCACATCGGCCACGCGCTGAACAACACGCTGCAGGACGTGCTGACCCGCTTCCACCGCATGCGCGGCAAGGCCGCCCTGTGGCTGCCGGGCACCGACCACGCGGGCATCGCGACCCAGATGGTCGTCGAGCGTCAGTTGGCGGCCCAAGGTAACATCGGCCGGCGCGACATGGGCCGCGAGGCCTTCGTCGACAAGGTCTGGGAATGGAAGGCCGAGAGCGGCGGGGCCATCACCAACCAGCTGCGCCGCCTGGGCGCCAGCTGCGACTGGTCGCGCGAGCGCTTCACCCTGGACGAAGGCCTGTCGGCCGCTGTTCGCAAGGTGTTCGTCCAGCTCTACAAGCAGAACCTGCTTTATCGCGACAAGCGCCTGGTCAACTGGGACCCGCAGTTCCAGACCGCCATCTCCGACCTCGAGGTCGAGCAGAAGGAGGTCGACGGCGCCTACTGGCACTTCGCCTATCCGCTGGCCGACGGCGTCACCTACCAGCACCCGATCGCCTTCGATGACGAGGGTAAGCCGACCGAGTTCGAGACCCGCGACTACATCGTCGTGGCGACCACGCGTCCGGAGACGATGCTGGGCGACACCGGCGTGGCGGTTCACCCTGACGACGAGCGCTACAAGGGCCTGGTCGGCAAGTTCGTGAATCTGCCGATCGTCGGCCGCCGCATCCCGATCGTCGCCGACGACTACGCCGACCCGACCAAGGGCTCGGGCGCGGTGAAGATCACGCCCGCGCACGACTTCAACGACTTCGGCGTCGGCAAGCGCGCCGGCCTGGAGGCGATCAACATCCTGACGCCCGAGGCCAAGCTGAATGACTCGGTTCCGGCCGAGTTCGTCGGCCTGGACCGCTTCGTCGCGCGCAAGGCCATCGTCGCCCGCGCCGAGGAAGAGGGCTGGCTGAAGGAGATCGAGAAGACCAAGCACATGGTCCCGCACGGCGACCGTTCGGGCGTGGTCATCGAGCCGTTCCTGACCGACCAGTGGTACGTCGACGCCAAGACCCTGGCTCAACCGGCCCTGAAGGCCGTCGAGAACGGCGACACGGTCTTCGAACCCCGCCACTGGGAGAAGACCTACTTCGAATGGCTGCGCAACATCGAGCCGTGGTGCGTCTCGCGCCAGCTGTGGTGGGGCCACCGCATCCCGGCCTGGTTCGGCCCGGAAGGCGCGATCTTCGTCGAAGAGACGGAAGAGGCCGCCTACGCCGCCGCCAAGGCCCAGTTCGGCGAGAACGTCGTCCTGACCCAGGACGAAGACGTCCTCGACACCTGGTTCAGCTCGGCCCTGTGGCCGTTCTCGACCCTGGGGTGGCCGGAAAAGACCGCCGACCTGGCCCGGTTCTACCCGACCAGCACCCTGGTCACCGGCTTCGACATCATCTTCTTCTGGGTCGCCCGGATGATGATGATGGGCATCCACTTCATGGGCGAAGTCCCGTTCAAGCAGGTGTTCATCAACGCCCTCGTCCGTGACGAGAAGGGCGCCAAGATGAGCAAGTCCAAGGGCAACGTGATGGATCCGTTGATCCTGATCGACGAACTGGGCTGCGACGCGGTGCGCTTCACCATGACGGCGATGTCGGGCCAGGCGCGCGACATCAAGCTCTCCAAGCAGCGCATCGAGGGCTATCGCAACTTCGGCACCAAGCTGTGGAACGCTTCGCGCTTCGCCCAGATGAACGAGTGCGTGCGCGTCGAGGGCTTCGATCCCGCGACCGTGCAGCAGCCGATCAACAAGTGGATCCGCGGCGAGACGGTCAAGACGGTCGCCGAGGTCACCAAGGCCCTGGAAGCCCCGTCGTTCGACGAGGCCGCCGGCGCCCTGTACCGCTTCGTCTGGAACGTCTTCTGCGACTGGTACCTGGAGCTGGCCAAGCCGATCCTGAACGGCGATGACGCGGCGGCCAAGGCCGAGACCCGCGCCACCGCCGCCTGGGCGCTGGACGTGATCCTCAAGCTTCTGCATCCGGTGATGCCGTTCATCACCGAGGAGCTGTGGGAGAAGACCGCCGAGTTCGGCCCGGCCCGCGACAGCATGCTGATCTCGGCCCAGTGGCCGGACCTGCCGGAAGGCTGGATCGACCCCGAGGCCGAGGCCGAGATCGGCTGGCTGGTCGAAACCGTCGGCGAGATCCGCTCGATCCGCGCCGAGATGAACGTGCCGCCGTCGGCCAAGCCGGCGCTCAGCGTCGTCGGCGCCAGCGCCGAGACCAAGGCGCGCCTGGCCCGTCACCGCGACCTGCTGCTGACCCTGGCCCGGCTGGATAGCGTCCGCGAAGCTGAAACCCCTCCGACGGGCTCGGTCCCGATCGTGATGGGCGAAGCGACCGGCGCCCTGGCCATCGCCGACTTCATCGACCTGGCCGCCGAGAAGGCGCGCTTGACCAAGGAAATCGCCGGCCACGTCGGCGAGATCGAGAAGGTCGGCAAGAAGCTCGGCAACCCCGACTTCCTGGCCCGCGCCAAGGAAGAGGTCGTCGAGGAGAACCGCGAGCGCCTCGCCGAAGCCGAAGCCGCCAAGGCCAAGCTCGAAGCGGCGCTGAGCCGTCTGGAGTCGGTGGGCTAG
- a CDS encoding serine hydrolase domain-containing protein, with protein MRTWMKPLAVALGLALTAPAVALAASRADTLAPAPDAALKARIDGVLDRAIAEQRLVGVVVLVARDGKLVYHRAAGLADREAGRPMTEDAVFRFSSVTKPFVSAAIMRLVEQGKVRLDDPVTAYLPDFKPKLASGTTPVITIHQLLTHTAGLTYGLAEGPSHPYHALGVSDGIDLSGISLDENVRRIGQAPLAFPPGSKWRYSVAIDVLGDVVEKAAGKTLPEVVAETVTTPLGLKDAGFVAKDAARLATPYANAQPAPTRMTDNQDVPIGPTFVRFAPSRATHAEEFPSGGAGMVGKAGDVLALLEALRKGGAPILKGATVAEMTKDQVGPQAATQGPGWGFGYGWAVLDDPALAKTPQGAGTLAWGGVYGHNWFVDPKNGLTVVLMSNTAFEGMNGQVTRELRDAVYAK; from the coding sequence ATGCGCACCTGGATGAAGCCGCTGGCCGTCGCGCTGGGCCTGGCCCTGACGGCGCCCGCCGTCGCCCTCGCCGCGTCCCGGGCGGACACCCTCGCCCCGGCGCCGGACGCGGCGCTAAAGGCTCGGATCGACGGCGTGCTGGACCGAGCCATCGCCGAGCAGCGGCTGGTGGGCGTGGTGGTGCTGGTCGCCCGCGACGGCAAGCTGGTCTATCACCGCGCCGCCGGCCTGGCCGACCGCGAGGCGGGCCGGCCGATGACCGAAGACGCCGTCTTCCGCTTCTCGTCGGTGACCAAGCCGTTCGTCAGCGCCGCCATCATGCGCCTGGTCGAGCAGGGCAAGGTCCGGCTGGACGATCCGGTGACCGCCTACCTGCCGGACTTCAAGCCGAAGCTGGCCAGCGGGACGACGCCCGTCATCACCATCCACCAGTTGCTGACCCACACCGCCGGCCTGACCTACGGCCTGGCCGAGGGGCCGTCGCACCCGTACCACGCGCTGGGCGTCTCGGACGGCATCGACCTGTCGGGGATCAGCCTGGACGAGAACGTCCGCCGCATCGGCCAGGCCCCGCTGGCCTTTCCGCCGGGCTCGAAGTGGCGCTACTCGGTGGCCATCGACGTGCTGGGCGACGTCGTCGAGAAAGCCGCGGGCAAGACCCTGCCCGAGGTGGTGGCCGAGACGGTCACGACCCCGTTGGGCCTGAAGGACGCCGGCTTCGTCGCCAAGGACGCCGCCCGCCTGGCCACGCCATACGCCAACGCCCAGCCGGCGCCGACGCGGATGACCGACAACCAGGACGTCCCGATCGGTCCGACCTTCGTCCGCTTCGCGCCTAGCCGCGCGACCCACGCCGAGGAATTCCCGTCCGGCGGCGCCGGCATGGTCGGCAAGGCCGGCGACGTGCTGGCTCTGCTGGAGGCCCTCCGCAAGGGCGGCGCGCCGATCCTGAAGGGCGCGACGGTCGCCGAGATGACCAAGGACCAGGTCGGCCCGCAGGCGGCGACGCAAGGGCCCGGCTGGGGCTTCGGCTATGGCTGGGCGGTGCTGGACGATCCGGCGCTGGCCAAGACCCCGCAAGGCGCGGGAACCCTGGCCTGGGGCGGCGTCTACGGCCACAACTGGTTCGTCGATCCGAAGAACGGACTCACCGTGGTGCTGATGTCCAACACCGCCTTCGAAGGCATGAACGGCCAGGTGACCCGCGAACTGCGCGACGCGGTCTACGCCAAATAA
- a CDS encoding glycosyltransferase family 4 protein: MKIAQVTPLYEAVPPRLYGGTERVVAHLTDALVDLGHEVTLFASADAHTKARLVATRDQAIRLDPAPLKSDLAAHLAQIAEVRAMADAFDVIHFHTDMVQFPFFADRAERTLTTLHGRLDLKDLPAVYKRWPQFPLVSISDDQRRPLPFANWAGTVHHGMNADLYRFSEKSDGYLAFLGRISPEKRPDRAIMLAKRLGKRLRLAAKVDPADRAYFETTIEPLLADPLIEFVGEIGDHEKSAFLGGAEALLFPIDWPEPFGLVMIEAMACGTPVVAYRCGSVPEVIDDGVTGFIVDNDDQAAEAIIRATALDRNLVRRRFDTRFSSEAMARRYVALYEKLCDGAAVYPSLVDLAASA, encoded by the coding sequence ATGAAGATCGCTCAGGTCACTCCCCTTTACGAGGCCGTTCCGCCACGTCTGTATGGCGGAACCGAGCGCGTCGTCGCGCATCTGACCGACGCCCTCGTCGATCTGGGCCATGAGGTCACGCTGTTCGCCAGCGCCGACGCCCACACCAAGGCCCGGCTGGTCGCCACCCGTGACCAGGCCATCCGCCTGGATCCCGCACCCCTGAAGTCCGACCTGGCCGCCCACCTGGCCCAGATCGCCGAGGTGCGGGCGATGGCCGACGCGTTCGACGTCATCCACTTCCACACCGACATGGTGCAGTTCCCGTTCTTCGCCGATCGGGCCGAGCGGACCCTGACCACTCTGCACGGCCGCCTGGACCTGAAGGACCTGCCCGCCGTCTACAAGCGCTGGCCCCAGTTTCCGCTGGTCTCGATCAGCGACGACCAGCGCCGCCCCCTGCCCTTCGCCAACTGGGCCGGCACGGTCCACCACGGCATGAACGCGGACCTCTACAGGTTCTCCGAGAAGAGCGACGGCTATCTGGCCTTCCTGGGCCGCATCTCGCCCGAAAAGCGGCCGGACCGGGCGATCATGCTGGCCAAGCGCCTGGGCAAGCGCCTGCGGCTCGCCGCCAAGGTCGACCCCGCCGACCGCGCCTATTTCGAGACCACGATCGAGCCGCTGCTGGCCGACCCGCTGATCGAGTTCGTCGGTGAGATCGGCGACCATGAGAAGTCGGCCTTCCTGGGCGGGGCCGAGGCCCTGCTTTTCCCGATCGACTGGCCCGAGCCCTTCGGCCTGGTGATGATCGAGGCCATGGCCTGCGGGACGCCGGTGGTGGCCTATCGCTGCGGCTCGGTGCCCGAGGTGATCGACGACGGCGTCACCGGCTTCATCGTCGACAACGACGATCAGGCCGCCGAAGCCATCATTCGCGCGACCGCCTTGGATCGAAACCTCGTACGTCGGCGTTTCGACACAAGGTTCTCGTCCGAGGCGATGGCTCGGCGCTACGTCGCGCTTTACGAAAAGCTGTGCGACGGAGCCGCCGTCTACCCATCCCTCGTCGACCTGGCCGCAAGCGCCTGA
- a CDS encoding amylo-alpha-1,6-glucosidase: MENLAPALDAPVDYGVTAEVRAPQNLYALKDKDTFIVADQFGDIAGQGDGLFHNDTRILSFYRLSLGGRAPSLLSAAVAHDNVFFTCNSTNQALPFPGGPMGPPGVLHIERKRFLWGERLYERIRCVNYSRDTVLLPMAIEFDADFRDMFEVRGTHRAKRGVKGPPHVDGRRAGYSYIGLDGVERASFIAFSDAPFRLSPHKAEFMFSLHAEGETELYIEIGITDGHTPSRERFRDAAARARWDMRSRRRHGARLNSSGRLFNEWLGKSRSDLALLTTRMETGPYPYAGIPWFSTAFGRDAIITAWQILWFEPSLARGVLRYLAAHQAEERSTFRDSAPGKIMHETRKGEMPAMGEVPFGRYYGGVDTTPLFVALAGAYQARTGDDKLIDELWPALERAMHWIENDGDSDGDGLIDYARGQDSGLSNQGWKDSEDSVFHADGRYPSGPIALVEVQGYAFAAYRGMARLAERRGEIGQAAIWRQKAERLREKVETLFWMEERGFYGIAIDGQGQLCRVLSSNPGHLLFCGLPSPERARKVSDQLLAPNFNSGWGVRTLATGEARFNPISYHNGSVWPHDTALCVMGLSRYGERDGVVKLTADLFETASRMGMRLPELFCGFPRSPGEPPVAYPVACLPQAWAAGSVFMMLQACLGITIDANRGEIALVDPRLPIGIDRLRVEHLRVGAAAVDLIFERQGERVAVRAEGDVPLIIRAKPSWD, translated from the coding sequence ATGGAGAATCTCGCGCCGGCGCTGGACGCACCGGTCGACTACGGCGTGACGGCGGAAGTCCGCGCGCCGCAGAATCTCTACGCCCTCAAGGACAAGGACACCTTCATCGTCGCCGACCAGTTCGGCGACATCGCGGGTCAGGGCGACGGCCTCTTTCACAACGACACCCGCATCCTGTCGTTCTATCGCCTGAGCCTGGGCGGCCGGGCGCCGTCGCTGCTGTCGGCGGCCGTCGCGCACGACAACGTCTTCTTCACCTGCAACAGCACCAATCAGGCCCTGCCCTTTCCAGGCGGGCCGATGGGGCCGCCGGGCGTGCTGCATATCGAGCGCAAGCGCTTCCTGTGGGGCGAGCGGCTGTACGAGCGCATTCGTTGCGTCAACTACAGCCGCGACACCGTGCTGCTGCCGATGGCCATCGAGTTCGACGCCGACTTCCGCGACATGTTCGAGGTGCGCGGCACCCATCGCGCCAAACGCGGCGTGAAGGGCCCGCCCCATGTCGACGGGCGGCGCGCGGGCTACAGCTATATCGGCCTGGACGGGGTCGAGCGCGCCTCGTTCATCGCGTTCTCGGACGCGCCGTTCCGGCTCTCGCCGCACAAGGCCGAGTTCATGTTCTCGCTGCACGCCGAGGGCGAGACGGAGCTTTATATCGAGATCGGCATCACCGACGGCCACACGCCCAGCCGCGAACGCTTTCGCGACGCCGCCGCCCGGGCGCGCTGGGACATGCGCTCGCGTCGCCGGCACGGCGCGCGCCTGAACAGCTCGGGCCGCCTGTTCAACGAGTGGCTGGGCAAATCGCGCTCGGACCTGGCCCTGCTGACCACCCGGATGGAGACCGGCCCCTATCCCTATGCCGGCATCCCGTGGTTCTCGACCGCCTTCGGCCGCGACGCGATCATCACCGCCTGGCAGATCCTGTGGTTCGAGCCCTCGCTGGCGCGCGGCGTGCTCCGATACCTGGCCGCCCATCAGGCCGAGGAGCGCTCCACCTTCCGCGACAGCGCCCCCGGCAAGATCATGCACGAGACCCGCAAGGGCGAGATGCCGGCCATGGGCGAGGTGCCGTTCGGCCGCTACTACGGCGGGGTCGACACCACGCCGCTGTTCGTGGCCCTGGCCGGCGCCTACCAGGCTCGCACCGGCGACGACAAGCTGATCGACGAGCTGTGGCCGGCGCTGGAGCGGGCCATGCACTGGATCGAGAACGACGGCGACAGCGACGGCGACGGCCTGATCGACTACGCCCGGGGCCAGGACAGCGGCCTTTCGAACCAGGGCTGGAAGGACAGCGAGGACTCCGTTTTCCACGCGGACGGCCGCTACCCTTCCGGGCCGATCGCCCTGGTTGAGGTGCAGGGCTACGCCTTCGCGGCCTATCGCGGCATGGCGCGCCTGGCCGAGCGCCGGGGTGAGATCGGCCAGGCGGCGATCTGGCGCCAGAAGGCCGAGCGGCTGCGCGAGAAGGTCGAGACGCTGTTCTGGATGGAAGAGCGAGGCTTCTACGGCATCGCCATCGACGGCCAGGGCCAGCTGTGCCGGGTGCTGTCGTCCAATCCAGGTCACCTGCTGTTCTGCGGCCTGCCCTCGCCCGAAAGGGCTCGCAAGGTCAGCGATCAACTGCTGGCGCCGAACTTCAACTCGGGCTGGGGCGTGCGCACCCTGGCCACCGGCGAGGCGCGGTTCAATCCGATCAGCTACCACAACGGTTCGGTCTGGCCGCACGACACCGCCCTGTGTGTGATGGGCCTGTCGAGGTACGGCGAGCGCGACGGGGTGGTGAAGCTGACGGCGGACCTCTTCGAGACCGCCAGCCGCATGGGCATGCGCCTGCCTGAGCTGTTCTGCGGCTTCCCCCGCTCACCTGGCGAGCCGCCGGTGGCCTATCCGGTCGCCTGCCTGCCCCAGGCCTGGGCGGCCGGCTCGGTGTTCATGATGCTGCAGGCGTGCCTGGGCATCACGATCGACGCCAATCGCGGCGAGATCGCGCTGGTGGATCCGCGCCTGCCGATCGGCATCGACCGCCTGCGCGTCGAACATCTCCGCGTGGGCGCGGCGGCCGTGGACCTGATCTTCGAACGCCAGGGTGAACGGGTCGCGGTCCGCGCGGAAGGCGACGTACCGCTGATCATCCGCGCGAAGCCCTCGTGGGACTAA
- a CDS encoding DUF2497 domain-containing protein, with amino-acid sequence MSDQSSQEPTMEEILASIRRIISEDDAPAEPAAEAAPEPELEAEPEPEPEPIEEDVLELTDPIAPEPEPEPELPPLETVGDIDVYSPPPPEPEPAPASPPIFDRDEVADNLVGDTAASAAASAFGSLSSALLMPKDGRTLEDVVRELLRPLLKEWLDQNLPRIVETKVEEEVQRIARGRG; translated from the coding sequence ATGTCCGATCAGAGCTCTCAAGAACCGACGATGGAGGAGATCCTCGCCTCCATCCGACGCATCATCTCTGAGGATGATGCGCCGGCGGAGCCGGCTGCCGAGGCCGCGCCCGAGCCGGAACTGGAAGCCGAGCCCGAGCCGGAACCGGAGCCCATCGAGGAAGACGTCCTCGAGCTGACCGATCCGATCGCGCCCGAGCCGGAGCCGGAACCCGAGCTGCCGCCGCTCGAGACGGTCGGCGACATCGACGTCTATTCGCCGCCGCCGCCCGAGCCGGAACCGGCGCCCGCGTCGCCGCCGATCTTCGATCGCGACGAAGTGGCCGACAACCTGGTCGGCGACACCGCCGCCTCGGCCGCCGCCAGCGCCTTCGGCAGCCTGAGCTCGGCCCTGCTGATGCCCAAGGACGGCCGCACTCTGGAAGACGTCGTGCGCGAGCTGCTGCGCCCGCTGCTCAAGGAGTGGCTGGACCAGAACCTGCCGCGCATCGTCGAGACCAAGGTCGAGGAAGAGGTACAGCGCATCGCTCGCGGTCGCGGCTAG
- a CDS encoding protein-L-isoaspartate O-methyltransferase family protein: MSTDFAAARLNMVESQIRTADVTDLPLQDALRVVAREAVVPTSKAYLAYADADIEYAPGRWLLRPREVGKLLQVLKAREGEKALAIAAPYAAAVLEKMGLAVTRLEGDDLKAVPAGSYDVIICEGAVALAPKAWQDALAVGGRLGVIERTGPVGRATIYLRAEDGVGRRQAFDASPPVLAGFEAEAGFSF; the protein is encoded by the coding sequence ATGAGCACCGACTTCGCCGCCGCGCGGCTGAACATGGTCGAGAGCCAAATTCGCACCGCCGACGTCACCGATCTGCCGCTGCAGGACGCGCTGCGCGTCGTGGCGCGCGAGGCGGTTGTCCCGACTTCGAAGGCCTATCTGGCCTATGCCGACGCCGACATCGAATACGCGCCCGGCCGTTGGCTGCTGCGTCCGCGCGAGGTGGGCAAGCTCCTGCAGGTCCTGAAGGCCCGCGAAGGCGAGAAGGCCCTGGCCATCGCCGCGCCCTACGCGGCCGCCGTCCTGGAAAAGATGGGCCTGGCGGTCACCCGCCTGGAAGGCGACGACCTGAAGGCCGTGCCGGCCGGCTCCTACGACGTGATCATCTGCGAAGGCGCCGTGGCGCTGGCGCCCAAGGCCTGGCAGGACGCCTTGGCCGTCGGCGGCCGCCTGGGCGTGATCGAGCGCACCGGCCCGGTGGGCCGCGCGACCATCTATCTGCGCGCCGAGGACGGCGTGGGCCGCCGCCAGGCCTTCGACGCCTCGCCCCCCGTGCTGGCGGGCTTCGAGGCCGAGGCCGGTTTCAGTTTCTAG